acatttttgaaaaaaatttgtttttgttcacaaaaatcttcaattaaatttaaaaaatcaaaacggcagcaccggcaatttttaatctatagactttaaagtatttttaattaccaacgtttgaaaaaaaagatcatcaaaatctaagctgttcggctgggttccctaatattgccaatttttgagctttagttacaaCACTAATAGTTACCTAATTATGttaagttctaaaaataaaaataaataaattcacgtTTACATCAGCTGTGTTTTTTAGGCATTGTtatccgtatccgcagttggcgtTTACACATGGAGAAAAAAGGGCACCTCAAAAGCCTAGTATGCAGCTGAAGCGAACAATAGCagatttttgaagttatgacTTAACACAAAAGTATTAAAACATGCATTagtgaaatgtttttttctatcaCCCATTAAACTATTGATCCCCTTGCCTCAGAACCTGCCTACGCCACTGAGTGCacacatattttattaaatctttGTAAATAAAGTAACATGGCACATTGACCATCCaccttgaaaaaattaaaacaaaaataaacacacaacAAAACTACCGGAACCACTTTCACTAGGCAAAGGTTGTTTTTATCTATAAATATCCATTAAATGCCCACTAAGAAGctctctttttgtttttctatattttgttttgctttcaaataataACATACCTACCTACTCTCTTCACAGTCGAACACGCATGCGACAATGGCTTCATCTGGTTCAAATACTGATTGTATTTTCCCTAGTCCCTTTGTTGTACTTTCCCAGTAGTTTGTGATGTAATTTGCAGCTCCTCTTGCTCTCTGAGATTCGCACCCCAGGCTCGTTTATTTCTCATCTAGAATCTAGATAAGGGGACGTTCTCCCTATTAAATGAGAGATCGACTACATTAGTTCAGTAGTCACTAACAACAGCATGTTAGATTTTGTGAAACTACCTCACTACGCTCATTTTGATTGAGAACGTCGCGGCGTGATATTGTATTCTTCAATTCAAATACTGCATTATTGCTCTTTCTTGTTTAAAGAAACACaatgaataacaaaaaattcatagacTGTACAAAGCAATTTAGTGAATTaggtatgcaaaaaaaaaaaaataaaaatttaaaataagtgaattataattatttatttatttgtaaattaaaattgcATTGCAGATTCAGCTGTTTGTGAATTAATTCTGACCGCTATCTCTGCTAGGAAATTTGCTTACGTGCCGTATAGTAATTTCCCTGTTGGTGCTGCGTTGCGCACAAAATGTGGAAAAGTCTTTAGTGGTTGCAATGTGGAAAATGCCGCTTTTACCCCTGGCGCTTGCGCCGAGAGAACTGCCATTTGTAAGGCAATAAGTGAAGGTTACAAAGAATTCGAATCATGTGCAGTGGTTGCATATCAGAAAGATACTCTGACACCACCGTGTGGTGTTTgccggcaatttttaattgaattcgcCGTCGAAGATTTTCCAGTTTATGTTGCGAGAGCGGAGGATCCTCCAAGTGATGTGTTGTGTACTTCTGTTTACAATTTGCTTCCTAATGGATTTAGATGTtataaatgattaaaaaaaatgttttgaatgtcttaaattaaattaatatctgctttaatatttaaataattattttgtagttattataatttttaaataaaatattactacgttaaattaaataaataataatataaaaataaaaattaaaatgggatTTAAAAGACGAATTAagagccgtgttttattggtaactcagtacttagctcagtaaaatttttggtttttaaaaaaagttaaaggttTAGGTTTTTGAAAGCAACAAGCAGCGATTAATCGCTCAATAACAGTTGCACCTGGTTCATTTGCCAAATGCGACAAGTAGTTTAGAAGATACgatagaaattaaaatttgttctaGGTAACGTTTGTTATGGGTTAAAAAAACGAACATCATTGAATAAACAATAAAGagcttttaaagaatttttttcaataattcaaaCATAAGGTTTTTAGAGTGAAAAGAGAGAAGTGATAATGGGTGGTTGCATTTGCGTCCCATTAGGGCAATTGAGAGATTCGTAATCAAAATGAAGATAACaatcgagataacaatcagacatgacagtCTGTCTGTTTCGAGCTGAGCTACAGCAGTTAAGTGGTTTTCGTGATTACATGTCTAAGTTATATGAACAAcatagaaaacttttttttcgtaaatggctatgatgattttgatttttaagaagatCTATATATttactttggcaaataaggtcatgtttttttaaatacgaaTTAACGAAACATGTCATAGTAAATGACAgaaccgatttcaacgaacatttttataatttttaaaaattttttatacaaaaaacctACAGCTCTGACGATTtcgattacaaaaatttaaatctttgtttaaaaaaaataaaatgcacaattttattcttaaaaatgatTACAAATTTCagtcgttagagccgtttttgaaaaaattgcaatatctagGAAACTTCATGTACGAGATATGctttaaaaaggagatattataaaaataagaaaaacacgCTAAAACTATCTTTaacaagtttcaagcaaattcaTCCATCTGTTTTGACACCCAGCGGAGTTAGTTTGTAAAAATTAAGACTTACATTGTGTTGAAAACCAagaataagctttctgcatcatttgtgtTAACTTTCCAGTTCGAACAAAtgtacaaaaatgcgtttgaaaattttcacttttgtacctTTCCCTTTTTAAGCTAATGACAGGTACAGGTTAAATagtacaaaaaatcaataaataaaaattattaccctcatgaaacttggcaaaaagtttgcgtTTAGAATAAAAGAACCTAGGATCAAAagagtctataaaaaaattgggtgggagggtgttttttggaaaagaggGAGGGGTAGAAGGTcaacaaaacaatgaaaattgtttgtggaatataaTCATAtggttattttttgatgctgaatttaatgaaataaatataaagccaacacgattgctctaagaaaaaatattacccATTAAACGCAaggcttgtttttttacttcaacaggtaaaatataaccgaaacatGATACACTAATGAAATTCGGTAtgtagttcagtcaatgggaaaaatttgaaaaaagttgtgaAGCCAACTAAGTTTGGATGCagctttttaagaaattatgaaattcagaCCCCCGAGTACTACGGCAAAAATGGTTCCAATAATATTTcattgtaattgtaatttagACTCACTTCTAAATCATTTTTCCATGGAAAAGAGCTTATAACCTGGGTAATAACTTTAGATCCACAGGCGTATTTTGCTATGTAAAAATTCACCAATTactattctgctattcatcgGGGTAAATCAAAACTCACGTCACGTCGGTAATATCGGTAATGTTGTTCGGTATTCCACTATTTACGTGAATGAACTTGCTCCATACATTTGCAATCCGCATAAACATGCTGCGGATGTGTACATTTTAGttgttaaaataatttcatCATTTAAATTAAGCAAAATGCAATTTCTCATAATTCTTACGTATATTTACTTGCTGTatatatagggcaagtattggtttcgtgtcgaaaaaaaaaattgaggttttaatcaaaaccaacattacgatgatggagaattccgaaaaagtgggtcccgcaattccgtccgtgcgtctgtgcgtccatctgtacacatttccacagcctaaacgggtggatggattttctttaaatttagtaCAGATGGaattatggaattctgaaagttgttttttttttatatatatctcgtttagaacgtatacctcccatacgaaaaaatacgatttacgaatttctcgaaaaccgctctaacgattttgattaaactttgtatacataatatttaaagcagtggcaataaaactgcatttttattttttctcaaaaaagtcaaataacaaaaaaatttttttttcatttaacaaaattttgccctaaatgtcagctcttccccaatatcaattttttttaaatttagatccagctttttaaATCTataagtagactaacataaaagtgctttgaactgcaagagcaagtacgtgcgacctcagtcgtgcattttatttagtaTATGTTATggtctgtttttatttgtttataccaaaaaaaaacatttttttttatggcaaaaaaaaatgtaattttctttcaatttacttcgttgccattttattttttaatttgacgttcACGCGTGGATGTCAAATAGAAGTATGATAATGCAGTTCACCCTATGGGTAGAAGAATGGCAAGGTAGAGCGAAAGTGAATCGGATCTGAGAATAGGGCTGTCTGTCTAAGTAAGAATCGCTTTTAAATTATATGACTATGAATGTGgctcatcactttttttttgagtgaaacaaaaattgatgggccaccctaataaaatttggtaaaaacgttgCTTTTGTGATACAAAGCATACATAAAATTTGggtgaaagggtattttttcgaagatacagtaaaatctgtaattggccCCAAAAACCCAAATGATTCATGAATAACGTtcaaggaatttaaaaaaaaaatattcaatttgtcATCCAAGCAAAAAATAGAATGAATCATTTcgaatgttaattttaaaattcacgAAATCCAATAttctatttttctaaaattctgtaaatccataattttgaatttcagaATTCTGtgttccaaaatttttaaacatagaataacgacccgttctcAATAAATGTATCTGCTCGTTTCTGTGTAAAATTCGGGTTTTCCCCCGTTACGGTAATACCCCAATActaatttggttaaaaaaaaagaaaattacaaaaataaaggcttggccacaccggagggtatgcggtagaggtacgggtagcggttacgatatttgtatgaaaaaaattccacatctgaacgtttatttgtcagtttggaatttttttcatacaagtaccgttacctctacccgtaccgctaccgcataccctccggtgtggccaagccttaaagtggaaaaaaacaaatcataaaaatgTACACTTATGAACGCTGCTCATTATCTCAACTTTTCCTAAAAGTATACTACAATTTTGTATCTCACCAATGTGTACCTTTGAATGCTTtcattttaaatgtcaaatttcatGTGTCATCGCTAATCAGCTGATCTTgaagtttgtatttatttgcaaaagtacataaaaaagtaaattcCACTTAAAATCCAACAAATTCTATCTACACAaagaaactaaataaataatttgtgtaaaaaaaaaaatacaaacaaaataattaaattattattaatttaattatactATGGACAATTGTTGTGGCGGCGAACAAAGAGATCATTCAATTAAAGAAATGTTAAGGTCACTTATTGACTCGAAAGTTATAAATGTTCAATTGCTAACAATTGCTATTGGTGTATTATTTATTGT
This DNA window, taken from Episyrphus balteatus chromosome 2, idEpiBalt1.1, whole genome shotgun sequence, encodes the following:
- the LOC129910111 gene encoding cytidine deaminase-like; the encoded protein is MNNKKFIDCTKQFSELDSAVCELILTAISARKFAYVPYSNFPVGAALRTKCGKVFSGCNVENAAFTPGACAERTAICKAISEGYKEFESCAVVAYQKDTLTPPCGVCRQFLIEFAVEDFPVYVARAEDPPSDVLCTSVYNLLPNGFRCYK
- the LOC129912010 gene encoding uncharacterized protein LOC129912010, producing MDNCCGGEQRDHSIKEMLRSLIDSKVINVQLLTIAIGVLFIVVMFKNKYKIIAGR